A window of Psychroflexus sp. ALD_RP9 contains these coding sequences:
- a CDS encoding ABC transporter permease — translation MNVSLYIAKRYLFSKSKHNAINIISSIAALGVIASTFALFVVLSVFSGLKEFSLSFTNAYDPDLKVIPTQKKHFNLTENQAEEILNIPGVKVVSRVLQERVLLQFKDKTAPAYFKAVDTNYAKINAVTSQVIYGEWFGKNLYQVVIGSRLQRDLSVGIRDYAGLLNIYVPKPGKGQILDINQAFKKASTSVVGVFNLTEELDQNYIIGDINIAKELLNTTEDEVTALELKLSAEANEANIVEAITQIIPTPIEVKNRIALNDSLHKMLNTENLAVYLIFTLVIIIALFNVIGSISMAILDKREHVKVLCNLGFTKGKLMNIFFYQGTLMSVLGGVMGLILGLILVFLQQQFSLIMFTPNLAYPVKIEVVNILIVFITISVLGALASRIAASRVKKII, via the coding sequence GTGAACGTTTCTCTGTACATTGCCAAGCGCTATTTATTTTCAAAAAGCAAGCATAATGCAATTAATATTATTAGTAGCATTGCTGCTTTAGGTGTTATAGCAAGTACGTTTGCACTATTTGTGGTATTATCTGTTTTTTCAGGTTTAAAAGAGTTTAGTTTATCTTTTACTAATGCTTACGATCCAGATTTAAAAGTTATTCCAACCCAAAAAAAGCACTTCAACTTAACCGAAAATCAAGCTGAAGAAATTTTAAACATACCTGGCGTTAAGGTTGTTTCTAGAGTGCTTCAAGAACGTGTTTTGCTTCAATTTAAAGATAAAACTGCTCCTGCATACTTTAAGGCGGTCGACACTAATTATGCTAAAATTAACGCTGTTACAAGTCAAGTTATTTACGGCGAATGGTTTGGTAAAAACCTTTATCAAGTGGTAATTGGTTCACGTCTACAGCGTGACTTGTCAGTCGGAATACGTGATTACGCTGGCTTACTTAATATTTATGTGCCAAAACCAGGAAAAGGACAAATTTTAGATATTAATCAAGCTTTTAAAAAGGCTAGTACAAGTGTTGTAGGTGTGTTTAATTTAACCGAAGAACTTGATCAAAATTATATTATTGGTGACATTAATATTGCAAAAGAATTGCTAAATACAACTGAAGATGAAGTGACTGCGTTAGAGTTGAAACTTTCAGCAGAAGCTAATGAGGCTAACATAGTTGAAGCGATTACTCAAATTATTCCTACACCTATTGAAGTAAAAAATCGTATTGCCTTAAATGATAGCCTTCATAAAATGCTCAATACAGAAAACTTAGCGGTTTACCTTATTTTTACTTTGGTTATTATTATTGCTTTATTTAATGTTATTGGCTCAATTTCAATGGCGATTCTTGACAAGCGAGAACATGTAAAGGTGTTGTGTAATTTAGGTTTTACTAAAGGAAAACTTATGAATATCTTTTTTTATCAAGGAACACTTATGAGTGTACTTGGTGGTGTAATGGGTTTAATCTTAGGTTTGATTTTGGTTTTCTTACAACAGCAATTTAGTCTTATTATGTTTACACCTAACTTAGCCTATCCGGTTAAAATAGAAGTGGTAAATATACTTATCGTATTTATTACAATTTCAGTATTAGGCGCATTAGCATCAAGGATAGCTGCGAGTCGGGTAAAGAAAATTATTTAA
- the dusB gene encoding tRNA dihydrouridine synthase DusB, with product MAKIGPIDVGDFPLLLAPMEDVSDPPFRALCKEQGADVVYTEFVSSEGLIRDAAKSVQKLDIYEKERPVGIQIFGANLESMLRSVEIVEKTKPDIIDINFGCPVKKVVSKGAGAGILKDIDLMVELTEAMVKHTNLPITVKTRLGWDHDSIKIIEVAERLQDVGCQAISIHGRTRAQMYKGDADWRPIAEVKNNPRMHIPVFGNGDVNTPERAVEMRDQYGLDGAMIGRASIGYPWFFREVKHFFETGKHLPPPTLQERVEVARRHLEMSIDWKGEKLGVFETRRHYTNYFKGIPHFKEYRMKMVTSDRAEDVYDTFNEVEEKFGDFNFAV from the coding sequence GTGGCAAAAATAGGACCGATTGATGTAGGCGACTTCCCGTTACTTCTAGCACCGATGGAAGATGTTAGTGATCCACCATTTAGAGCTTTGTGTAAAGAACAAGGCGCTGATGTGGTTTATACAGAGTTTGTCTCTTCTGAAGGTTTAATTCGTGATGCGGCAAAAAGTGTTCAAAAACTTGACATTTACGAAAAAGAACGTCCAGTTGGTATACAAATTTTTGGTGCTAACCTTGAATCGATGTTACGCTCCGTTGAAATTGTTGAGAAAACCAAGCCTGATATTATAGATATTAACTTTGGTTGTCCTGTTAAAAAAGTGGTCTCTAAAGGCGCTGGCGCTGGTATTTTAAAAGATATTGACTTGATGGTTGAACTAACTGAAGCCATGGTTAAACACACCAATTTACCAATTACTGTTAAAACGCGTCTAGGTTGGGATCATGATTCTATTAAAATTATTGAAGTTGCCGAACGACTTCAAGATGTAGGCTGCCAGGCTATTTCAATTCATGGTCGAACACGCGCGCAAATGTATAAAGGAGATGCTGATTGGCGACCAATTGCTGAAGTTAAAAACAATCCTCGTATGCATATTCCTGTTTTTGGTAATGGAGATGTAAATACTCCCGAACGCGCTGTAGAAATGCGTGACCAATATGGACTAGATGGCGCTATGATTGGCCGAGCAAGCATTGGTTATCCATGGTTTTTTAGAGAAGTGAAGCACTTTTTTGAAACTGGAAAACATTTGCCACCACCAACACTTCAAGAACGCGTTGAAGTAGCTAGAAGACATTTAGAAATGTCGATTGATTGGAAAGGCGAAAAATTAGGCGTTTTTGAAACAAGACGCCATTATACCAATTACTTTAAAGGAATTCCGCATTTTAAAGAATACCGCATGAAAATGGTAACATCTGACCGTGCTGAAGATGTTTATGATACCTTTAATGAAGTTGAAGAAAAATTTGGTGATTTTAATTTTGCAGTTTAA